Proteins encoded within one genomic window of Streptomyces sp. NBC_01314:
- a CDS encoding glycoside hydrolase family 3 N-terminal domain-containing protein — MGQPVRSAAYLDPESSVEARIEDLLSRMTLPEKVGQLLMLDAQHGDLADIVSAKLAGSVLHVSPELMPQAMELAGRTRLGIPLLTADDGIHGHSFWPGATIFPTQLAMACTWDPSLLHRVARAAATEIAATGIHGTFSPVLCITRDLRWGRINETFGEDPFLIGELGAAMVRGYQGEGLSDPTAVLAYAKHFAGYSETMGGRDASEADLSPRKLRSWFLPPFEQAVRAGCRGFMLGYQSIDGVPITANQWLINDVLKGEWGFTGTLVTDWDNVGRMVYDQRTCADHVEAAAVAVNSGNDLIMATPAFFEGAQEAVARGLVEEKQIDDAVRRVLRLKFELGLFEDPRTPDPERQAQVIGCRTHADLNLETARRSLVLLRNEGILPLEGRLTSDGTGRAASRGTPRTIAVIGPNADSPEAMLGDWAGATGQVPWMPEGHPRETVETVLDGLRAVAPADWTVTHARGADIASPAADPGWSLGPDGQPQPDVFTPAPVDQAQLREATAVAQAADYAVVVVGDTIALTGEVRSTATLDLQGGQIALLDAVAATGTPMIVVLAQSKPSTLPESALNAAALIEAFNPGMRGGRAIAELLLGLIEPSGRLPLSFARHVGQQPVFYNQVRGQHGNRYADLTQDPLFAFGEGLTYTTVTYSDLVVHDPEVPADGTVDATVRLTNSGSRPALETVQAYISDLTTSVTWAEQELKGFTQVEIPPGESVDATINIPAAHCSLVTADNRRVVEPGEFMLRVGPSSRREQQLSAGFRIGT, encoded by the coding sequence GTGGGACAGCCGGTCCGCTCTGCGGCGTACCTGGATCCGGAATCATCCGTGGAAGCGAGGATCGAGGATCTGCTGTCACGGATGACCCTGCCAGAGAAGGTCGGGCAGCTGCTGATGCTCGACGCACAACACGGGGACCTGGCCGACATCGTGTCGGCCAAACTCGCCGGATCGGTCCTGCACGTGTCTCCCGAGCTGATGCCGCAGGCCATGGAACTGGCAGGGCGGACACGGCTCGGCATTCCGTTGCTGACAGCCGACGACGGCATCCACGGCCACTCGTTCTGGCCGGGCGCGACCATCTTCCCGACACAGCTGGCCATGGCCTGCACCTGGGACCCCTCCTTGCTCCACCGGGTGGCACGCGCGGCCGCGACCGAGATCGCGGCGACCGGAATCCACGGGACGTTCTCCCCAGTGCTGTGCATCACCCGGGACCTGCGCTGGGGCCGGATCAACGAAACGTTCGGCGAGGACCCGTTCCTGATCGGTGAACTCGGGGCGGCGATGGTGCGCGGCTATCAGGGCGAGGGCCTCAGCGACCCGACCGCCGTGCTGGCGTACGCCAAGCACTTCGCGGGCTACTCCGAAACCATGGGCGGGCGCGACGCGAGCGAAGCCGATCTCAGCCCGCGCAAGCTGCGCTCGTGGTTCCTGCCCCCGTTCGAGCAGGCCGTTCGGGCCGGCTGCCGCGGCTTCATGCTCGGGTACCAGTCGATCGACGGCGTGCCCATCACCGCGAATCAGTGGCTGATCAACGATGTGCTCAAGGGCGAGTGGGGCTTCACCGGGACGCTGGTGACCGACTGGGACAACGTCGGCCGGATGGTCTACGACCAGCGGACCTGCGCCGACCACGTCGAGGCGGCGGCGGTCGCCGTCAACTCCGGGAACGACCTCATCATGGCCACGCCGGCGTTCTTCGAGGGCGCGCAGGAGGCGGTCGCCCGCGGCCTGGTCGAGGAGAAACAGATTGATGACGCGGTGCGGCGGGTTCTGCGGCTGAAGTTCGAGCTCGGACTCTTCGAGGACCCCCGCACCCCCGACCCCGAACGGCAGGCGCAGGTGATCGGCTGCCGCACCCACGCCGACCTCAACCTCGAAACAGCCCGTCGTTCCCTGGTGTTGCTGCGCAACGAGGGCATCCTGCCCCTCGAAGGCAGGCTGACCTCGGACGGAACCGGCCGCGCCGCGAGCCGGGGCACCCCGCGGACGATCGCGGTCATCGGCCCCAACGCCGACAGCCCGGAAGCCATGCTCGGCGACTGGGCGGGCGCCACCGGCCAGGTCCCATGGATGCCCGAAGGCCATCCCCGCGAGACGGTGGAGACGGTGCTCGACGGCCTTCGCGCCGTCGCACCCGCCGACTGGACCGTCACGCACGCCCGCGGAGCCGACATCGCAAGCCCCGCCGCCGACCCTGGATGGTCCCTCGGTCCCGACGGCCAGCCACAGCCGGACGTTTTCACCCCCGCCCCGGTCGACCAGGCACAGCTTCGAGAGGCCACCGCCGTCGCGCAGGCTGCCGACTACGCCGTCGTGGTCGTGGGAGACACCATCGCCCTCACCGGCGAGGTGCGCTCGACGGCCACGCTCGACCTCCAGGGAGGCCAGATCGCCTTGCTGGACGCGGTCGCCGCCACCGGCACACCCATGATCGTCGTACTCGCCCAGTCCAAGCCGAGCACGCTCCCAGAGTCGGCACTGAACGCGGCAGCCCTCATCGAGGCGTTCAACCCGGGCATGCGCGGTGGCCGCGCCATCGCCGAACTCCTCCTCGGACTCATCGAACCCAGCGGCCGGCTCCCACTGTCCTTCGCACGCCACGTCGGTCAGCAACCGGTCTTCTACAACCAGGTGCGAGGCCAGCACGGCAACCGCTACGCGGACCTCACCCAAGACCCCCTGTTCGCGTTCGGCGAGGGCCTCACCTACACCACCGTCACCTACTCCGACCTTGTCGTGCACGACCCGGAGGTCCCCGCCGACGGCACCGTCGACGCCACGGTGCGCCTCACCAACAGCGGCAGCCGTCCGGCCCTGGAAACGGTCCAGGCGTACATCAGCGACCTGACCACCAGCGTCACCTGGGCCGAGCAGGAGCTGAAGGGTTTCACCCAGGTCGAGATCCCTCCCGGCGAAAGCGTGGACGCCACCATCAACATCCCGGCCGCTCACTGCTCACTCGTCACCGCGGACAACCGCCGAGTGGTCGAACCGGGTGAGTTCATGCTCCGCGTCGGCCCCAGCTCACGGCGGGAGCAGCAGCTGAGCGCGGGATTCCGCATCGGGACCTGA
- a CDS encoding glycoside hydrolase family 32 protein, with amino-acid sequence MSTTPRDPHHPVAHLRPPRNWINDPNGLVFHDGYYHVCYQYNPSGATHANMHWGHFRSPDLLTWEPLPIALSPNPDGVDADGCFSGNAVSDGDRLVAFYSAHREDRSFQHQPVTCAVSHDGGNSFRPRGELLIPELPEGCTMYRDPYVWQGGDGWRMLVGAALTDGRAAALLYDSPDLENWTYRGPFAARRPEPISGTAQLTGEGWECPQYLPAADGPHALLVSTWTEPTGPQRVAALIGEEHDGHFEAGPAVLADHGPDCYAPALLRAPGDRWLLWGWSWEARDEAWAVADGWAGVLTLPREIHVHDDGTLRQQPANELLALRGEHTIHAAGETHGPQPVDLGNVGRAFDLTARLEPTAGNAGLRLLTTPDGSEYLDIRVDTDAGELVVDRDHASLDPRASGGSYRMPCPSGQPVELRVVVDHSIAEIFLTTTGQVLTLRFYPTGQGPWRLEARSAPGTRLGFAIDAWELHPLVIKEPSTGTAAPTATATAPSPSPSPSP; translated from the coding sequence GTGTCCACCACACCCCGCGATCCGCACCACCCCGTCGCGCACCTGCGCCCGCCCCGCAACTGGATCAACGACCCCAACGGGCTGGTCTTCCACGACGGCTACTACCACGTGTGCTACCAGTACAACCCGTCCGGAGCGACCCACGCGAACATGCACTGGGGCCACTTCCGCAGCCCCGACCTGCTGACCTGGGAGCCGCTGCCGATCGCCCTGTCCCCGAACCCCGATGGCGTGGACGCCGACGGCTGCTTCTCCGGCAACGCCGTCTCCGACGGCGACCGGCTGGTCGCCTTCTACTCCGCGCACCGCGAGGACCGCTCGTTCCAGCACCAGCCGGTCACCTGCGCCGTCTCGCACGACGGCGGCAACAGCTTCCGCCCGCGCGGCGAACTGCTCATCCCCGAGCTGCCCGAGGGCTGCACCATGTACCGCGACCCGTACGTCTGGCAGGGCGGCGACGGCTGGCGGATGCTGGTCGGCGCCGCCCTCACGGACGGCCGCGCCGCCGCCCTTCTCTACGACTCACCCGACCTGGAGAACTGGACCTACCGGGGGCCCTTCGCAGCCCGCCGTCCGGAGCCGATCAGCGGCACCGCCCAGCTCACCGGCGAGGGCTGGGAATGCCCCCAATACCTCCCGGCAGCCGACGGACCCCACGCCCTCCTCGTCAGCACATGGACCGAACCCACCGGTCCGCAGAGGGTCGCGGCCCTGATCGGCGAAGAGCATGACGGCCACTTCGAGGCCGGCCCAGCGGTACTCGCCGACCACGGCCCCGATTGCTACGCGCCCGCCCTGCTGCGGGCACCGGGCGACCGGTGGCTGCTGTGGGGCTGGTCATGGGAAGCCCGCGACGAAGCCTGGGCCGTCGCGGACGGATGGGCCGGCGTCCTCACCCTGCCCCGCGAGATCCACGTCCACGACGACGGCACCCTGCGCCAGCAGCCCGCCAACGAACTGCTCGCCCTGCGCGGCGAACACACCATCCACGCCGCAGGCGAGACACACGGCCCGCAGCCGGTGGACCTCGGCAACGTGGGCCGGGCCTTCGACCTGACGGCCCGTCTGGAGCCGACCGCCGGAAACGCCGGTCTGCGGCTGCTCACCACCCCGGACGGCTCCGAGTACCTCGACATCCGCGTCGATACCGACGCGGGCGAACTGGTCGTCGACCGTGACCACGCCTCACTGGACCCCCGGGCCAGCGGCGGCTCCTACCGGATGCCCTGTCCCTCTGGTCAGCCGGTCGAGCTGCGCGTGGTCGTCGACCACTCCATCGCCGAAATCTTCCTGACCACCACCGGCCAGGTCCTCACCCTGCGCTTCTACCCCACAGGGCAAGGCCCCTGGCGACTTGAGGCCCGCAGCGCACCGGGTACGCGCCTCGGCTTCGCGATCGACGCCTGGGAACTGCACCCGCTCGTGATCAAGGAACCGAGCACCGGCACCGCGGCGCCGACGGCGACGGCGACGGCGCCGTCGCCGTCGCCGTCGCCGTCGCCGTAG
- a CDS encoding discoidin domain-containing protein — translation MSSYGLGRRQFLATAVGVAATWTSVSGNAIAAPQLKQASRDNSVRVWLTDVSADKWVAGQDDVLFKARRTANPLTIKIDDSVKYQKVQGFGAAMTDSSAWLIDKLSTAERTKLMNKLFDPSKGIGLSLLRSPMGATDFNASGNYSYNDMPAGQSDPTLSNFSIQHDVPYIIPALRQALSLNPSIKIMANPWSPPGWMKTSDSMIGGTLKSEYTSAFATYFVKFIQACGEAGVPISYISPQNEPMGTPTWPGMFLSAYQEAELIQEIGKAFEANGISTKILAWDHNWDVPSYPETIFSDPAASKYTAGTGWHIYSGNPNYQTVVHNDYPSKETFITEATGGVWQDSDQTAFSEALGTWIINGTRNWANGVMLWNIALDPDRGPLNSDTAGIPMLRGLLTIDPADRRVTYNVDYHALAHASKFVKPGAHRIYSNTFGEGSVENVAFQNPDGSKVLIAHNSGSAAKTFSVADGTHSFDYTLNAGDAVTFTYAGPTRSGHTPAATKVADPTHDFTFTSASGPVTVTYDPVLLPYQNSIRTGNKLVTYSLPIGASVQTTGRALSRSKWTATASAQPDWGMAANAIDGDINTRWSLGHGPTSGDWFQIDLGSPTSFNKIVIDTGVNNSFDYVTKYQIYVSNDGVDWGSAIASGSGGIGKIAVTLPTRTAQYIRIVSTAASGFWWGIGDIEVYGSARGTGSITAPAAVSNGLQLKNWTSKEGEQVTAVFNGTTGSKSFKISTDGSYTYTLPSGTSAMFTTKKLSSFPSPTFSDLKPERGMPRSKFTIRGSGFGDAQGLGTVYFGSSYAEIDTWSDTSISAYVPKGLPAGKVTVSVKGTSGVDAGGSSFDVIDPGPALPRAGWTAKASDASQWDAPGNMLDGNSDTRYSSGTGQYDGLWIQVDMGQTQTFDKIVLDVGGSVSDYARSADVYVSTDGTDWTKVSSVADGQRVHLISFPTQTARYIKIVNTGNVARSWWSVAECNVYN, via the coding sequence ATGAGCTCATACGGTCTCGGACGACGCCAGTTCCTGGCCACCGCCGTCGGTGTCGCCGCCACCTGGACCTCGGTTTCCGGGAACGCCATCGCCGCCCCGCAACTGAAGCAAGCCTCACGTGACAATTCCGTCCGTGTGTGGCTGACCGACGTATCGGCCGACAAGTGGGTCGCCGGCCAGGACGATGTGCTGTTCAAGGCGAGGCGAACGGCCAACCCGCTCACGATCAAGATCGACGACAGCGTCAAGTACCAAAAGGTCCAAGGCTTCGGCGCGGCCATGACCGACTCCTCCGCCTGGCTCATCGACAAGCTGTCCACCGCCGAGCGGACCAAGCTGATGAACAAGCTGTTCGATCCCTCGAAGGGAATCGGCCTCAGCCTGCTCCGCTCCCCCATGGGTGCCACGGATTTCAACGCGTCCGGGAACTACTCCTACAACGACATGCCCGCCGGCCAATCGGACCCGACGCTGTCCAACTTCTCCATCCAGCACGACGTGCCGTACATCATTCCGGCCTTGCGGCAGGCCCTCTCACTCAACCCGTCCATCAAGATCATGGCCAACCCGTGGAGCCCACCAGGCTGGATGAAGACCTCCGACTCCATGATCGGAGGCACCCTCAAGAGCGAGTACACCTCAGCGTTCGCCACCTACTTCGTCAAGTTCATACAGGCCTGTGGCGAAGCCGGCGTGCCCATCTCCTACATTTCACCGCAGAACGAACCCATGGGTACGCCCACCTGGCCCGGAATGTTCCTGTCCGCGTACCAGGAAGCGGAGTTGATCCAGGAGATCGGCAAGGCGTTCGAAGCCAACGGAATCTCCACGAAGATCCTGGCTTGGGACCACAACTGGGACGTGCCCTCGTATCCGGAGACGATCTTCAGCGACCCCGCAGCCTCCAAGTACACCGCGGGAACCGGATGGCACATCTACAGCGGCAACCCGAACTACCAGACAGTGGTCCACAACGACTACCCGAGCAAGGAAACCTTCATCACGGAAGCCACCGGAGGCGTTTGGCAGGACAGCGACCAGACGGCGTTCAGCGAAGCACTGGGTACGTGGATCATCAACGGCACACGCAACTGGGCGAACGGGGTGATGCTGTGGAACATCGCACTCGACCCCGATCGGGGCCCGCTCAACAGCGACACGGCCGGTATACCCATGCTTCGGGGCCTGCTCACGATCGACCCTGCCGACAGGCGGGTGACCTACAACGTGGATTACCACGCCCTCGCCCACGCCAGCAAGTTCGTCAAGCCCGGAGCACACCGGATCTACTCGAACACCTTCGGGGAAGGCAGCGTAGAGAACGTCGCGTTCCAGAACCCGGACGGATCGAAGGTCCTGATCGCGCACAACTCGGGCAGCGCCGCGAAAACCTTCAGCGTCGCGGACGGGACGCACTCGTTCGACTACACCCTCAACGCCGGCGACGCCGTCACCTTCACGTATGCCGGGCCTACGCGGAGCGGCCACACTCCCGCAGCGACCAAGGTCGCGGACCCGACACACGACTTCACGTTCACGTCGGCATCCGGTCCGGTCACCGTCACGTACGACCCGGTACTGCTGCCCTACCAGAACTCGATCCGTACCGGAAACAAGCTGGTCACGTATTCCCTTCCGATCGGAGCTTCCGTCCAGACGACAGGAAGGGCACTGAGCCGCAGCAAGTGGACCGCCACGGCTTCGGCGCAGCCGGATTGGGGTATGGCCGCGAACGCGATCGACGGCGACATCAACACCAGGTGGAGTCTGGGGCACGGGCCGACGAGCGGCGACTGGTTCCAGATCGACCTGGGGAGCCCCACGAGCTTCAATAAAATCGTCATCGACACCGGCGTGAACAACTCGTTCGACTACGTCACCAAGTATCAGATCTACGTTTCGAACGACGGTGTCGATTGGGGCAGCGCGATTGCGAGCGGCAGCGGAGGCATTGGCAAGATAGCCGTCACGTTGCCGACCCGGACTGCACAGTACATTCGCATCGTCAGTACTGCGGCCTCCGGCTTCTGGTGGGGCATCGGCGACATCGAGGTGTACGGGTCTGCGCGTGGAACCGGCTCGATCACAGCTCCGGCAGCGGTATCGAACGGCCTCCAGCTGAAGAACTGGACCAGCAAGGAAGGGGAGCAGGTCACCGCAGTATTCAACGGGACCACCGGCAGCAAGAGCTTCAAGATATCCACCGACGGCTCGTACACGTATACGCTGCCCAGCGGCACCTCGGCGATGTTCACCACCAAGAAGCTTTCGAGCTTTCCATCGCCGACCTTCAGCGATTTGAAGCCGGAACGAGGCATGCCGCGCTCCAAGTTCACGATTCGCGGTTCTGGTTTCGGTGATGCACAGGGGCTGGGTACGGTGTATTTCGGATCGAGCTATGCCGAAATAGACACCTGGTCGGACACCAGCATCAGCGCCTACGTTCCGAAGGGACTTCCGGCGGGGAAGGTCACTGTTTCCGTGAAGGGAACCAGCGGAGTTGATGCAGGTGGATCTTCGTTCGACGTCATCGATCCAGGTCCTGCACTGCCGCGGGCGGGCTGGACCGCAAAGGCTTCGGACGCAAGCCAGTGGGATGCGCCCGGAAACATGCTCGATGGCAACTCTGACACTCGGTACAGCTCCGGAACAGGGCAGTACGACGGCCTCTGGATCCAAGTGGACATGGGGCAGACGCAGACCTTCGACAAGATCGTGTTGGATGTCGGCGGCAGTGTCAGCGACTATGCGCGGAGCGCAGACGTATACGTGTCCACGGATGGAACCGACTGGACCAAGGTCTCTTCCGTAGCGGACGGCCAACGAGTCCACCTGATCTCCTTCCCGACGCAGACGGCTCGCTACATCAAAATCGTCAATACTGGCAATGTTGCGCGCAGCTGGTGGTCAGTCGCAGAATGCAACGTCTACAACTGA
- the ltrA gene encoding group II intron reverse transcriptase/maturase, whose amino-acid sequence MGQLKSSTKPFDISKWEIKEAWEEVRANKGAPGVDGQSVADFEKDLEKNLYKVWNRMSSGSYFPPPVRAVAIPKPHGGGERMLGIPAVADRVAQTVVARHLMRRVDPIFHPDSFGYRPGRSALDAVGKCRELCWKRDWVVEFDIAKFFDSVPWDLLVKAVEAHTDAVWVKLYVRRWLAAPLVMPDGSLLERERGTPQGAPVSPVMANLFLHYAFDTWMDREFPSVWFERYADDAVLHCVTERQARQVLAALTDRMVEVGLRLHPDKTRIIYCKDGRRRGPYEHTSFTFLGYTFRARRNRSRHGNLFLAFDPAVSKDALKKMGRELRSWHLHTRSELSFHELARRINPVVAGWLNYYSRFRPWELIPFVMRINAYLVRWIRQKYKRLAAQRKAIVKMQEIAQRYPRMFAHWRLTTGAVSV is encoded by the coding sequence ATGGGCCAGTTGAAATCGTCGACCAAGCCGTTTGATATTTCAAAGTGGGAAATCAAGGAGGCGTGGGAGGAAGTCAGGGCTAACAAGGGTGCACCCGGTGTGGACGGACAGAGCGTAGCGGACTTCGAGAAGGACCTTGAGAAAAATCTGTACAAGGTTTGGAATCGCATGTCGTCGGGCTCGTACTTTCCGCCTCCAGTGCGTGCGGTGGCCATTCCCAAGCCGCACGGGGGCGGCGAGAGAATGCTTGGCATTCCCGCTGTCGCCGACCGCGTGGCACAGACCGTGGTGGCCCGGCATCTGATGCGCAGGGTGGATCCCATTTTCCACCCGGACAGCTTCGGATACCGGCCCGGACGGTCCGCCTTGGATGCGGTGGGGAAATGCCGGGAACTCTGCTGGAAAAGGGACTGGGTGGTGGAGTTCGACATCGCCAAGTTCTTCGACAGTGTGCCCTGGGACCTGCTGGTCAAGGCGGTGGAAGCGCACACCGACGCCGTCTGGGTGAAGTTGTACGTGCGGCGGTGGCTCGCTGCCCCGCTCGTCATGCCTGACGGCTCCCTGCTGGAGCGGGAGCGCGGGACCCCTCAAGGGGCTCCGGTGTCTCCCGTCATGGCGAACCTGTTCCTGCACTACGCGTTCGACACCTGGATGGACCGGGAGTTCCCGTCCGTCTGGTTCGAACGGTATGCGGACGACGCGGTGCTGCACTGCGTCACCGAGCGCCAGGCCCGCCAGGTGCTGGCCGCGCTCACGGACAGGATGGTCGAAGTCGGGCTGCGGCTGCACCCGGACAAGACCCGGATCATCTACTGCAAGGACGGCCGCCGACGTGGCCCTTACGAGCACACGTCGTTCACCTTCCTCGGGTACACGTTCCGCGCCAGGAGGAACCGGAGTCGGCACGGGAACCTGTTCCTGGCGTTCGACCCGGCGGTCAGCAAGGACGCCCTGAAAAAGATGGGGCGGGAGCTGCGGTCCTGGCACCTGCACACCCGCTCCGAACTGTCCTTCCACGAGCTCGCCCGCAGGATCAACCCTGTGGTGGCGGGCTGGCTCAACTACTACAGCCGCTTCAGGCCGTGGGAGCTGATCCCCTTCGTGATGCGCATCAACGCCTACCTGGTGCGCTGGATCCGCCAGAAGTACAAACGGCTCGCGGCCCAGAGGAAGGCCATCGTGAAGATGCAGGAGATCGCCCAGCGATACCCCCGCATGTTCGCGCACTGGCGCCTGACCACGGGCGCCGTATCGGTCTGA
- a CDS encoding FAD-dependent oxidoreductase, translating into MSRYPHLLSPLDLGFTTLPNRVLMGSMHVGLEEAERGFERMAEFYAARARGGVGLIVTGGFAPNEAGRPYEGGAKLTTDAEAEQHRQITDAVHREGGRIAMQILHFGRYSYHRDLVAPSALQAPISPFVPHALTDAEVEQTIEDYANAARLARQAGYDGVEIMGSEGYLINEFIAAGTNHRDDRWGGSYENRTRFPVEIVRRVREAVGEDFIVVYRLSMLDLVPGGSSFDEVVTLAKAVEAAGATIINTGIGWHEARIPTIATSVPRGAYTWVTKKLMGAVSVPLVTTNRINTPEVAEELLADGHADMVSMARPMLADPDFVNKAREGRSDAINTCIGCNQACLDHVFGGEITSCLVNPRACHETELVLAPTRLRKRVAVVGAGPAGLACAVSAAERGHEVTLFDAASEVGGQLNVARKVPGKQEFDETLRYFRHQLDAHGVDVRLDTRVTADDLTAYDEVVVATGVTPRTPELPGVDHPKVLSYLDVLRDGAPVGDRVAILGAGGIGFDVAEYLTDGGEKTSEDPAAYFRQWGVDMDYRAPGGLAAPERPAPPRSVHLLQRKTSKVGAGLGKTTGWIHRTELKHRGVTMVPGVQYDLIDDAGLHVTVDGVRQVLEVDTVVLCTGQDPRRGVYDDLVAAGRSAHLIGGADVAAELDAKRAIKQGTELAAAL; encoded by the coding sequence ATGAGCCGTTACCCGCACTTGCTGAGCCCTCTCGACCTGGGCTTCACCACACTCCCCAACCGCGTGCTCATGGGCTCCATGCACGTGGGCCTGGAGGAGGCCGAGCGCGGCTTCGAGCGCATGGCGGAGTTCTACGCGGCCCGAGCGCGCGGGGGAGTGGGCCTCATCGTCACCGGCGGCTTCGCGCCCAACGAGGCCGGACGCCCGTACGAGGGCGGCGCCAAGCTCACCACCGACGCCGAGGCGGAACAGCACCGGCAGATCACCGACGCCGTACACCGCGAGGGCGGCCGGATCGCGATGCAGATCCTGCACTTCGGGCGGTATTCCTACCACCGCGACCTGGTCGCGCCCAGCGCACTCCAGGCCCCGATCAGCCCGTTCGTCCCGCACGCCCTCACCGACGCCGAGGTCGAGCAGACGATCGAGGACTACGCGAACGCGGCCCGGCTCGCCCGGCAGGCGGGGTACGACGGCGTCGAGATCATGGGCTCCGAGGGCTATCTGATCAACGAGTTCATCGCCGCCGGGACCAATCACCGCGACGACCGCTGGGGCGGCTCGTACGAGAACCGGACGCGCTTCCCCGTCGAGATCGTCCGACGGGTGCGCGAGGCGGTCGGGGAGGACTTCATCGTCGTCTACCGGCTGTCGATGCTCGACCTCGTGCCTGGCGGGTCCAGCTTCGACGAGGTGGTCACGCTGGCGAAGGCCGTCGAGGCGGCCGGGGCGACCATCATCAACACCGGCATCGGCTGGCACGAGGCCCGCATCCCCACCATCGCGACCTCGGTGCCGCGCGGCGCGTACACCTGGGTGACCAAGAAGCTCATGGGCGCGGTCTCGGTGCCGCTCGTGACGACCAACCGCATCAACACCCCTGAAGTGGCCGAGGAGTTGCTCGCCGACGGCCACGCCGACATGGTGTCCATGGCCCGCCCGATGCTCGCCGACCCGGACTTCGTCAACAAGGCCCGTGAGGGCCGCTCCGACGCCATCAACACCTGCATCGGCTGCAACCAGGCCTGCCTCGACCACGTCTTCGGCGGCGAGATCACCTCCTGCCTGGTCAACCCGCGCGCCTGCCACGAGACGGAACTCGTCCTTGCCCCGACCCGGCTGCGCAAACGCGTCGCGGTCGTCGGCGCGGGCCCCGCCGGGCTCGCCTGTGCCGTGAGCGCGGCCGAACGCGGCCACGAGGTCACGCTGTTCGACGCCGCGAGCGAGGTCGGTGGCCAGCTCAACGTGGCCCGCAAGGTCCCCGGCAAGCAGGAGTTCGACGAAACCCTGCGCTACTTCCGCCACCAGCTCGACGCGCACGGCGTCGACGTACGCCTGGACACGCGCGTCACGGCCGACGACCTCACGGCCTACGACGAGGTCGTCGTGGCCACCGGCGTCACCCCCCGCACCCCCGAACTTCCCGGCGTCGACCACCCCAAGGTCCTGAGCTACCTGGACGTCCTGCGCGACGGCGCCCCCGTGGGCGACCGCGTCGCGATCCTCGGCGCGGGCGGTATCGGCTTCGACGTCGCCGAGTACCTGACCGACGGCGGGGAGAAGACCAGCGAGGACCCTGCCGCGTACTTCCGTCAGTGGGGCGTCGACATGGACTACCGCGCCCCGGGCGGCCTGGCCGCCCCCGAGCGCCCCGCCCCGCCGCGCTCGGTCCACCTCCTGCAGCGCAAGACCTCCAAGGTCGGCGCCGGACTCGGCAAGACCACGGGGTGGATCCACCGCACCGAGCTCAAGCACCGCGGCGTCACCATGGTCCCCGGCGTCCAGTACGACCTGATCGACGACGCGGGTCTGCACGTCACCGTCGACGGCGTCCGCCAGGTGCTGGAGGTCGACACGGTGGTCCTCTGCACGGGACAGGACCCGCGCCGCGGGGTGTACGACGACCTGGTCGCCGCCGGGCGGTCCGCGCACCTCATCGGCGGCGCCGACGTGGCGGCCGAACTGGACGCCAAGCGGGCGATCAAGCAGGGGACGGAGCTGGCGGCGGCGCTGTAG
- a CDS encoding PadR family transcriptional regulator: MSLPHAILTALLEKPSSGLELTRRFDRSIGYFWSATHQQIYRELGKLEGEGYIRALPSERPARGQKKSYEVLPAGRDELARWTSAPQDPKPWRDALFVRLRAAAVVGTTGLEDDMRRHLTLYQRQLAEYEEIEKRDFGPGRDTAQDRLQHLILRAGIDLLTFWIQWLTNALEEFETLPGETGGGGENTRTE; the protein is encoded by the coding sequence ATGTCACTCCCGCACGCGATCCTCACCGCCCTGCTCGAAAAGCCGTCGTCGGGCCTTGAGCTGACCCGGCGGTTCGACAGGTCGATCGGATACTTCTGGTCGGCGACGCACCAGCAGATCTATCGCGAGCTGGGGAAACTGGAGGGCGAGGGCTACATCAGGGCCCTGCCCTCCGAGCGGCCCGCCCGGGGCCAGAAGAAGAGTTACGAGGTCCTGCCGGCCGGTCGCGACGAACTGGCCCGCTGGACCTCCGCGCCCCAGGACCCCAAGCCGTGGCGCGACGCGCTCTTCGTCCGGCTGCGCGCCGCCGCGGTGGTGGGCACGACCGGTCTTGAGGACGACATGAGGCGCCATCTCACGCTGTATCAGCGGCAGTTGGCGGAATACGAGGAGATCGAGAAGCGGGACTTCGGGCCAGGCCGGGACACGGCCCAGGACCGGCTCCAGCATCTGATCCTGCGGGCGGGAATCGACCTGCTGACCTTCTGGATCCAGTGGCTGACGAACGCCCTGGAGGAGTTCGAGACGCTGCCGGGGGAGACCGGTGGCGGTGGGGAGAACACACGGACCGAGTAG